From the Sinorhizobium garamanticum genome, one window contains:
- the hutC gene encoding histidine utilization repressor has protein sequence MLSGDWPPGHRIPFEHELTEQYGCSRMTVNKALTELVKKGLIERRRKSGSYVTFPHVQSAVMEIHDVKLEVQSRGLEYGYRLDERHVRKAGADDTGRIDLPASARLLDITCRHLASGRPFCLEERLINLSAVPEAEAEPFDAVAPGSWLLGKVPWSTAEHRIRAVAASRQAAQALGVAVGSPCLVIERRTWSGGAPVTSVRLTYPGDRHELVAEFAPSAIG, from the coding sequence ATTCTGTCCGGCGACTGGCCGCCGGGACATCGCATTCCTTTCGAGCACGAGCTGACCGAGCAATATGGTTGCTCGCGCATGACCGTGAACAAGGCGCTGACCGAACTCGTCAAGAAAGGCTTGATCGAGCGGCGGCGCAAGTCCGGCAGCTATGTCACCTTCCCCCACGTCCAGTCCGCGGTGATGGAAATCCACGACGTCAAACTCGAGGTGCAATCGCGCGGCCTCGAATACGGCTATCGTCTCGACGAGCGGCATGTCCGCAAGGCCGGTGCCGATGACACGGGACGCATAGACCTGCCGGCCTCGGCGCGGCTGCTCGATATCACCTGCCGGCATCTGGCGAGCGGCCGGCCCTTTTGCCTTGAGGAACGGCTGATCAATCTTTCGGCAGTGCCCGAGGCTGAAGCCGAACCGTTCGATGCTGTCGCACCCGGTTCCTGGCTGCTCGGCAAGGTGCCGTGGAGCACCGCCGAGCATCGCATCCGGGCCGTGGCAGCGAGCCGTCAGGCCGCGCAGGCGCTCGGCGTCGCGGTCGGTTCGCCCTGTCTCGTCATCGAACGACGGACATGGAGCGGCGGTGCGCCGGTCACCAGCGTTCGGCTGACCTATCCGGGCGACCGCCACGAACTGGTCGCGGAGTTTGCGCCGAGCGCGATCGGGTAG